The following is a genomic window from Deltaproteobacteria bacterium.
GACCTGCGGGCGAGAAGTCGCTCGACTGAAGCGAGACCCAAGCGTTGGGTCAAGGCGCACAATGGTTTTTCTGTTCCGATTGCGGATCATGCTGCGCTTCACTGATTGGGTCGCACAGGGATCCGACGCCATGTCCCACATCACCTCCTACTCCGTCATGCCCATCCCCCCCGTCGAGGCCAACACGCGCTGGTTCGACGCCGGCGCGGTGCGCATCGGGGTGCAGTACCGGCTGCTCGACGATGCGATTGCGGCAGCGGCGGACGCAGGGCTCGGCGCTGCGGCGGGTGGGGAGCGCGGGCAGACGACGGGGCTCGATGATCGCGGCGTGGCGCTGCACGTGGTCGCGGAGCAGGACGGCGAGTGGCGCGAGTTCCTGCGCTTCGACTGCTTTCAGGAAGACCCGCACTACCACTACGTCTCGCAGCGCGCGCGCAAGAACGAGATGCTGCACCTCGATCCGATCGCGGACGGCGATGCGCTCGCGTGGGCGCTGGAGCGCATCCGCACGCGGCTCCCGCAGATGCTCGCGCGCGCGGGCGCGCCCGAGGTCGCGGCTCGGCTGGATGCGCGCGAGCTCGAAGACGCGCTGCCGCGCGTGGCGGAGGCCGCGTACCGCGCGCGCTACGAGAGCGACGCTGCGAGCGTGCGGGCGGCGGCGCTGGCGAAGAGCTGAGGCGCGCTCAGCGGTGGCATCTCGGCGCCAGCCGACGTTCGCGGTGCAAGTGTGTCCCCAGTGCGCGGAGTTGTGCACGTACGTCCCTGGTGTGCGCGCAAGTGCGCTACGTCTCGGTGCCCGCAGCATCGAGGACGTACGTGAAGCGCTCTCGCCATAACAACCCCGCTCCCCGCCGCGGCATCGCGCGGAGCGCCACCTCGGCGGCGAAGCTGCGTGCGCAGCTAGGGCATCCCGTGATCGATGCGGATGGGCACGTGATCGAGACCGCGCCCGTGTTCATGCCGTTCTTCGAGGAGTACGTCACGAAGATCGCGGGCGCGGACATGGTGAAGCGTTTCCGCGCGGTCGGCGGCATGGACTTCGACGAGATGGTGCTGCGGCCGTGGAGCCGGCTCTCGTGGGACGAGCGGCGCGCGGCGTGGGCGACGCGGCCGTCGTGGTGGTCGCTGCCCGCGGCGAACACGCTGGACCGCGTCACGTCGCACTTGCCGCGCTTGTTATGGGAGCGGCTCGACGATCTCGGCATCGACTTCGCCGTGCTCTACGGCAGCCGCACGCTCACCACGACCGCGATCAAGGACGACGAGGTGCGCCGCGTCGCGTGCCGCGCCCTCAACGCCTTCAACGCGGAGGTCTACCGGCCGTACGCGGATCGCATGACGCCGGCCGCGCACATCCCGATGCACACGCCGGAAGAAGCGATCGCGGAGCTGGAGCACGCGGTTCAGGGGCTCGGCTTCAAGGCGATCATGATCAACGGCCTGATCCACCGGCCGATCGGCTCTCCCGTAACAACTGGCGATGCGCGTCTCCCGAACTGGGGCTCGGGCTCCGGCGAGCGGCTCGATTGCCTCGGACTCGACAGCGCGTTCGACTACGACCCGTTCTGGCGCCGCTGCGTCGAGCTGCGCGTCGTGCCCGCGTCGCACACGCCGGGGATGGGCTGGGGCAGCCGGCGCAGCGTCTCGAGCTACATGGCGAACCACATCGGCTCGTTCGGCGCGAGCATGGAGGCGCAGTGCCGCTCGCTGTTCATGGGCGGCGTCACGCACCGCTTCCCGCAGCTCGCCTTCGGCCTGCTCGAAGGCGGCGTTTCGTGGGCGTGTCAGCTCTACGCCGATCTCCTCGGGCACTGGGAGAAGCGCAATAACAAGTCCATCCACCACCTCGATCCCGCGCGCATCGACACCGCGCTCGTGGCGAAGCTGTTCGCGGATTACGGCGATGCGAGCTTCCACGCGAGCGTGCCGGGGCTGATGGAGGCGTTCACGAAGCTCGAGCCCGAGCCGCCGCTGCTCGACGAGTGGGAGGCGTGCGGCATCCGCCGCGAGCGCGACATCCGCGACAAGTTCGTGCCGAGCTTCTACTTCGGCTGCGAGGCCGACGACCCCGGCGTCGCGCTCGCGTTCGACACCCGCGCGAACCCGCTCGGCGCGAAGCTGAACGCGATGTTCAGCAGCGACCTCGGGCATTGGGACGTGCCCGACATGACGGGCATCCTGCCCGAGGCCTACGAGCTCGTGGAGCACGAGCGGATCGACGAGCGCGCGTTCGCCGACTTCGTGTTCGGCAACCCCGTGCGCTTCTACACGCGGCTGAATCCGGACTTCTTCAAGGGCACGCGCGTGGAGGCAGAGGTGGCGAAGCTGCTCGCCGCCGATGGATCCAAGTCCTCGCGAGCACGACGCGCGGCAAGTCGAAGCCCTCGGAGGCGAACGAAATGACCACCGTCGCAATCGTCACCGGCGCCTCGCGCGGCATCGGCAAGGGCTGCGCGCTCGAGCTGGGCGCGCTCGGCGCCACGGTGTACGTCACCGGGCGCAGCACGAAGCAGGGCGCGCACCCGCTCGGCGGCACGGTCGCGGAGACCGCGGAGGCCGTAACGAGTGCGGGCGGGCGCGGCATCGCGATCGCGTGCGACCACCGCGACGACGCGCAGGTGCGGCGGCTGTTCAAGCAAGTCGAGTCGGAGCAGGGGCGCCTCGACGTGCTCGTGAACAACGCGTTCCTGATTCCGAAGGAGCTGACGAGCGGGAAGCCGTTCTGGGAAGTGCCGCTCTCGAACTGGGACGACATGGTCGACGTGGGCACGCGCTCCGCGTACGTCGCGAGCTGGTTCGCGGCCAAGCTGATGGCGCCGGCGAGGCGCGGCCTGATCGCGAACATCTCCTCCTCCGGCGCGCGCGAGTACGCGTGGCACGTGGCGTACGGCGTGGGCAAGTGCGCGCTCGATCGCCTCACCGCCGACACCGCGCACGAGTTGCGCCCGCACGGCGTCGCCGTGGTGTCACTGTGGCCGGGGCTCGTGCTGACCGAGCGGCTGGCAAGCGCAGCGCGCAGCGCGCCGAAGGCGAGCGGAGTCGATGCGGGAGCCGCGCAGGCCGCGATGCCGAAGCTCGATTTCAGCGGCGCCGAGTCGCAACGCTTCACGGGACGCGCAGTCGCGGCGCTCGCGCGCGACCCGGACGTGATGCGCTGGAGCGGGCGCGCACTCGCCTCGCGCGATCTGGCGGACGCCTACGGCTTCACCGACGTCGACGGCCGGCTGCCGAAGGGGCCGCTGCACGATCGCCCGAAGGGCACGTAGCTCCCAGGGACGTGCATCGGGGACGTACGTGCAACGCTTCCGTCTCGCGTAGCCTGCCGCGATGCTGAAGCGGCTCGCACGCATCGCGTTCTCGCTCGCAATCGTCGCCGCGCTCGTCATCGCGTGGGCGCTGTGGCCTGCGGGCGCCGACTTCGATCCCGCGCCGCTGCTCGCTGCGGCGAAGCAGTACGAGGCGCGCATCGCGCGCGATGCGTACGGCGTGCCGCACATTCGCGGCGCCCGCGACGCCGATGTCGCGTACGGGCTCGCGTGGGCGCACTGCGAGGATGACTTCCGCACGATCCAGGAGGTCGCGCTCGCGACGCGCGGCAAGCTCGCGAGCGCGAACGGTCTCGCTGCTGCGCCGATCGACTACCTCGCGCAGCTGTTAGGCGCGTACGCGGACGTCGTCGCGCGCTACGAGCGCGACGTGCCTGCCGACGTGAAGGCGCTCGCAGAGGGCTACGCGGCCGGCGTGAATCACTACGCGGCGGCGCATCCGGGCGAGACGCTGCGCGGGCTGTTTCCCCTGACAGGCGCGGACATCGTGGCGGGCTTCGCGTTCAAGACGCCGTTCTTCTACGGCCTCGATCGCACGTTCATGTCGCTGTTCGGCGACGAGCCGCCGCAGCAGCGCGGCGCGGCGAGCCTCCTCACCGGCCCGTACGCGATCGGCTCGAATGCGATCGCGGTGGCGCCGCAGCGTTCCGCCGACGGCGCGACGCGGCTGCTCGTGAACTCGCATCAGCCCTACACGGGGCCCGTCGCGTGGTACGAGGTGCGCGTGCAGAGCGACGCGGGCTGGGAGATGACCGGCGGCGTCTTCCCCGGTTCGCCGGTCGTGCTGCACGGCACGGGGCCGGCGCTCGGCTGGGCGAACACGGTCAACCTGCCCGACCTCGCCGACGTGTATCGCCTCGAGATCGATCCCGAGAACGAGCGCCGCTACCGGCTCGACGGCGCGTGGCGCGAGCTCGAAGTCGGCGAGGCCGAGATCGAGGTGAAGCTGTTAGGGCGGCTGCACTTCACTTCGCGCCGCGAGACGCTGCGCAGCGCGCACGGCCCGGTCGTGCGCGTGAAGCACGGCACGTACGCGGTGCGTTTCGCCGGCATGGGCGAGCTGCGGCAGCTCGAGCAGCTCTACCGCCAGAACCGCGCGCGCACGTTCGAGGAATGGCAGGCCGCGATGCGCATCTTCGCGTCGCCCTCGATCAACTACGTCTACGCCGATCGCGAAGGCAACATCGCGTACGTGTACAACGCGCGGCTGCCGAAGCGCGCGCCCGGCTTCGACTGGCGCGCGATCCTGCCCGGCGATCGCAGCGAGTTGATCTGGCGCGAGGAGATCGCGTGGGACGCGCTGCCGCGCGTGATCAATCCGCGCGCGGGCTTCGTGCTGAACATGAACCACACCCCGTTCCGTGCGACCGCGGACGGCGAGAACCCCCGGCCGGAAGACTTCGCGCCGGAGGCCGGCATCGAGACGTACATGACCAACCGCGGCTTGCGCGGGCTCGAGCTGTTAGGCGCCGACGAGTCGATCTCCGCCGACGAGTTCCGCGCCTACAAGTACGACAAGCGCTACTCGCGCGAGAGCGAGGCCCAGCAGGTCGTGAGCGGGCTGCTCGCAGCGATTCCCGAGGGCGACGCGGAGCTCGGCGAGGCGCGCGAGATCCTCGCGCGCTGGCAGCTCACGACCGAGGGCGACGACACGAGCGCTGCGCTCGCGATCGCGACGACGCTGCCGATCTCGATGGCGCGTCGCCGCGGCGAAGTGCCGCCCGAGCCGCTCGCCGCGCTGCGTGAAGCGATGCGCGCGCTGCGCACGCATCACGGCAGGCTCGATCCGCCCTGGCGCGAGGTGAACCGCATTCGCCGCGGACCGCACGACATCGGCATGAGCGGCGGCCCGGACGTGCTGCGCGCGGTCGAGACCGATCGCCTCGGCGATGACGGCCGCTTCAGCGCGCAGACCGGCGACACGCTGATCCTGTTCTCGACCTGGGACGCGAGCGGCGAGCAGACGATCGAGACGATCCACCAGTTCGGCAGCGCGACGCTCGACGAGGCTTCGCCTCACTACGCGGACCAGCTCGCGCTCTTCGCGCAGGAGCAGACGAAGCGCGTGCCGCTGACGGAAGCGGAGCTGCTCGCGGCGGGCGCGAAGACCTACCGGCCCGGTGAACCACGTCCGTAGCGCGCGCTCACGCCGTGGTGTTCACGGACTCACGTAGTCGAACGCGAGAGTGTTGTCCGCGCGCACGCCGTCGCGTGAGAGCGTCACCGGCAGCGCGCCGCGCTTTCGATACTTCTTCTTCACCTTCGGCACGATCACGGTGACCGCGCTGTCGTTCGCACTCACGATCGCCGCGCGCTTGTTCCTGAAGGTCACGACGACGTCGTCGCCCGCGAGCGCCGTTCCGCTGATCGTCACCTGTTCGCCGTACCAGCCCGTCGTCTTCGACAGCGCCGAGAGATGCGGAGCGGGCTGGGCGCAGACGTCGATGTCGACGCTCGCGCGCGAAGTGAGCCCTGTGCAGTCGCGCGCGTCGAAGTCGAGGCGCGTGAGGACGGCCTGCGCGGAAGTCGGCGTCCACGCGAAGGCGCCGTTCGCGCTCAGCGTAGCGCCGGCAGGGAGATTCGGCGACGAGAAGCTCACGCTGTCGCCGTCGGCGTCGGTCGCGAGCAGCTGGATCGCGACGGGGCGGCCCACGTAGACGCTGCGATCGAGCGGGTCGTCGAGCGCGGGCGGCGCGTTCGTCGCCGCGTCGGCAACGCTGATCGGCACCGACTCTGTCGCGGTCGCTTGGCCGTCGCTCACCGCGAACTGAATCGTCGCCGTCGTCGTCGCGCCGCAGCCCGCGAACGTGCGCGCGGGCGTCCAGCGAAACTCGCCCGCTGCGCTGAGCGACGCGCCCGGCGGCAGCGGCGCCGCGGAGAACTGGAGCGCGTCGCCGTCGGCGTCGCTCGCGCTCAGCTGCAGCACGAGCGCCTGCCCCTCGCTCACGAGCTGAGGCCCGATCGGATCGAGCTCGGGCGCGGCGTTCGAGCCCGAGCCCGCCGCCGGCGCGAGGCAGCTCACTCGGCTCGCGTACTGCGCCACCTCGCTCTGGCTGACCGCGTTGAAGTAGCTCGCGCCGGACAGCGATGGCGTCATGATGCCGTCGCTCGTGTGATCCGCGCCGAGGTTGTGTCCGAGCTCGTGCGAGGCGATGAGCATCGCCTCGAAGTCGCTCATCCCGAGCACCTGGACGACGCCGAAGGCGTAGTTCGAGCAGGTCGCCGACACCCACGCGATGCCGACCGTGCTGCCATCGAGGTTGCGCCCGCTGAAGAGCAGCGCGTTGTCGTAGCGCGCGGCGACGTTGGTGCGGAAGTTCGTGCCGAAGGCGGTCAGCAGATTGCCGGCGTCCGTCGTCGTGTACGGGTCGGCGCTCGCGTGGGCACGCTGATGGACGACGCAGTTCGTGAGACCCAAGTCGGTCTCGTAGATCCCGTTCATCATGTTCACGAACGAGAGAATGCGCGCGTTCGCTGCGGAGACGCCGCCGTGCTGCTGAACCATCAGCGCGTCGGCTTCGGTCGCGAGCTCGATCTCGTCCAGCGCGGTGGCCGCGGCGGTCGTCGAAGCGGTCATCGAGCCGAGCGGCGCCGACAGCGTGCTCTCACGGGTCACGCCGCACGCGCGTGCCAGCGCCGCGATGCGCGCCTCGTCGACTTCGCGCACGTCGATCAGCCAATCGCCCTGCGCGAGGTTCGCGGCCAGCTCGTAGAAGCGGCCGTCGATCCGCAGCAAGCCCTCGAGGGCGCCGTCCTCCGCCGAGTAGGCGAGCTTCGCGAAGTCGCGCGCGCCGCCGTTCTCGACGCGGCCCGTGTACGTGGTGACGCGCGGTGCACGTGCGCCGCGCCGCATCCCGCGCGTGTCGACCACCTCCGCGCCGTAGTCGCTCGCCGCGATCGTGCGCGGCGCGAAGCCGATCTCCACGACGCGCTCCGAAGTCGGCACCGCGACGCGCAACGCGCTCTGCTCCGCGAGCGCGGCCTGCTCGTACGCGCCCAGCGGCGCCCAGCTCACGAAGGGCGCCGGCGCCGCGGGCGCCTGCGCGAGCGCGGCTGCGGAGAGGAAGATCGCGCCGCCGAGGCCGAGCGACTGGCGAATTGCGTGCACGCACTTGCGCATGAGCGTCCCCGCTGAAGGGCTTCGCTTGCATCGTCAGCTCAGGTCCGCGTTTTTGTGTTCTTCGTCTCCGCAAGGGGAATGCAATCGCGCCTATCCTGCGCGCTCGTTGCTCCATCGCTTCTGAGGAGGTTCACATGGGTGATGCACTCGCCGTCGTACGCGAGTTCTGGCGCATTCAGGACGAGGGGGACTACACGAAGCTCGTTCCGCTGTTCTCAGAAGACGCGGTCCTCGAAGACCCGGTCTTCGGGACCTTTCGGGGACGCGAGGCGATCGGCGCGTTCATGACCAAGATGGTGAGCGAGATGCGCGCGCGGAAGACGCGCTTCCGCGCCGTCGAGCTTGCGGGCGACGGCGAGGTCGCCTGGGCGCAGTGGATCGCGGAGACACCGGCCGGAAAGATTCACGGCGTGGGCGTGTACAGAGCTCGCGGCGGGAAGATGACGTACTACCGCGACTACATGAACGCGCCCGCACCGAAGCGCTGACGACGCCGCGCACGGCTGCGCCGGGCTCGGTCCGGAAATCCCGAGATGGGTTCTAGAGCATCGTGAAGAAGTCGTTGCCCTTGTCGTCGACGACGATGAAGGCCGGGAACTTCTCCACGTCGATCGCCCAGATCGCCTCCATGCCGAGCTCGGGGTACTCGAGCACTTCGACGCGCTTGATGTTGTTCTGCGCGAGGATCGCCGCGGGGCCGCCGATCGAGCCGAGGTAGAAGCCGCCGTGCTTCTTGCACGCGTCGGTCACGGCCTTGCTGCGGTTGCCCTTGGCGAGCGTCACGAAGCTCCCGCCGTGCTGCATGAACAGGTCGACGTAGGAGTCCATGCGGCCGGCAGTCGTCGGCCCGAACGAGCCCGACGGCATGCCCGCCGGCGTCTTCGCCGGGCCGGCGTAATAAATCATCTTGTCCTTGATGTACTGCGGGAGCCCGAGCCCTTGATCGATGCGCTCCTTCAGCTTTGCGTGCGCGATGTCGCGCGCGACCACGAGTGAGCCCGTCAGGGAGAGCCGTGTCTTCACCGGGTAGCGCGAGAGCTGTTTGCGGATCTCGCTCATCGGCTGGTTCAGGTCGACCTCGACCACCTCGCCGCCGAGCTCCTGATGCGTCGCATCCGGCAGGAACTGCGCGGGATTCGTCTCGAGCTTCTCGAGAAACACGCCCTCGCGCGTGATCTTCCCCTTCGCCTGGCGATCGGCGCTACACGAGACGCCGATGCCGATCGGCAGCGAGGCGCCGTGGCGCGGCAAGCGGATCACGCGCACGTCGTGGCAGAAGTACTTCCCGCCGAACTGCGCGCCGATGCCGATGCGCTGCGAGAGCTTGTGGATCTGCTCCTCCATGCCGCGGTCGCGGAAGGCGCGGCCGTGCTCGTTGCCGGTCGTCGGCAGCGAGTCGAGGTAGCGGGTGCTCGCGAGCTTCACCGTCTTCAGGTTGAACTCGGCGCTCATGCCGCCGATCACGATCGCGAGGTGATAGGGCGGGCACGCGGCCGTCCCTAATGACTTCATCTTCTCTTCGAAGAACTTGAGCACGCCCTCGGGGTTCAGCGTCGCGCGCGTCTCCTGGTAGAGGAACGACTTGTTCGCGCTGCCGCCGCCCTTCGTGATGAACAGGAACTCGTACTCGTCGCCCGGCTTCGCGTAGAGCTCGATCTGCGCGGGCAGGTTGCTGCCCGTGTTCTTCTCCTCGTACATCGTGATGGGAGCCATCTGCGAGTAGCGGAGGTTCGTTCCGGTGAACGTGTCGTAGACGCCGCGCGCGATCGTCTCCTCGTCGTCGGCGCCGGTGAAGACGTTCTCGCCCTTCTTGCCGATCACGATCGCGGTGCCGGTGTCCTGGCAGCTCGGCAGAACCATGCCCGCCGACA
Proteins encoded in this region:
- a CDS encoding amidohydrolase family protein; the protein is MKRSRHNNPAPRRGIARSATSAAKLRAQLGHPVIDADGHVIETAPVFMPFFEEYVTKIAGADMVKRFRAVGGMDFDEMVLRPWSRLSWDERRAAWATRPSWWSLPAANTLDRVTSHLPRLLWERLDDLGIDFAVLYGSRTLTTTAIKDDEVRRVACRALNAFNAEVYRPYADRMTPAAHIPMHTPEEAIAELEHAVQGLGFKAIMINGLIHRPIGSPVTTGDARLPNWGSGSGERLDCLGLDSAFDYDPFWRRCVELRVVPASHTPGMGWGSRRSVSSYMANHIGSFGASMEAQCRSLFMGGVTHRFPQLAFGLLEGGVSWACQLYADLLGHWEKRNNKSIHHLDPARIDTALVAKLFADYGDASFHASVPGLMEAFTKLEPEPPLLDEWEACGIRRERDIRDKFVPSFYFGCEADDPGVALAFDTRANPLGAKLNAMFSSDLGHWDVPDMTGILPEAYELVEHERIDERAFADFVFGNPVRFYTRLNPDFFKGTRVEAEVAKLLAADGSKSSRARRAASRSPRRRTK
- a CDS encoding SDR family NAD(P)-dependent oxidoreductase produces the protein MTTVAIVTGASRGIGKGCALELGALGATVYVTGRSTKQGAHPLGGTVAETAEAVTSAGGRGIAIACDHRDDAQVRRLFKQVESEQGRLDVLVNNAFLIPKELTSGKPFWEVPLSNWDDMVDVGTRSAYVASWFAAKLMAPARRGLIANISSSGAREYAWHVAYGVGKCALDRLTADTAHELRPHGVAVVSLWPGLVLTERLASAARSAPKASGVDAGAAQAAMPKLDFSGAESQRFTGRAVAALARDPDVMRWSGRALASRDLADAYGFTDVDGRLPKGPLHDRPKGT
- a CDS encoding penicillin acylase family protein, giving the protein MLKRLARIAFSLAIVAALVIAWALWPAGADFDPAPLLAAAKQYEARIARDAYGVPHIRGARDADVAYGLAWAHCEDDFRTIQEVALATRGKLASANGLAAAPIDYLAQLLGAYADVVARYERDVPADVKALAEGYAAGVNHYAAAHPGETLRGLFPLTGADIVAGFAFKTPFFYGLDRTFMSLFGDEPPQQRGAASLLTGPYAIGSNAIAVAPQRSADGATRLLVNSHQPYTGPVAWYEVRVQSDAGWEMTGGVFPGSPVVLHGTGPALGWANTVNLPDLADVYRLEIDPENERRYRLDGAWRELEVGEAEIEVKLLGRLHFTSRRETLRSAHGPVVRVKHGTYAVRFAGMGELRQLEQLYRQNRARTFEEWQAAMRIFASPSINYVYADREGNIAYVYNARLPKRAPGFDWRAILPGDRSELIWREEIAWDALPRVINPRAGFVLNMNHTPFRATADGENPRPEDFAPEAGIETYMTNRGLRGLELLGADESISADEFRAYKYDKRYSRESEAQQVVSGLLAAIPEGDAELGEAREILARWQLTTEGDDTSAALAIATTLPISMARRRGEVPPEPLAALREAMRALRTHHGRLDPPWREVNRIRRGPHDIGMSGGPDVLRAVETDRLGDDGRFSAQTGDTLILFSTWDASGEQTIETIHQFGSATLDEASPHYADQLALFAQEQTKRVPLTEAELLAAGAKTYRPGEPRP
- a CDS encoding IPT/TIG domain-containing protein, which codes for MHAIRQSLGLGGAIFLSAAALAQAPAAPAPFVSWAPLGAYEQAALAEQSALRVAVPTSERVVEIGFAPRTIAASDYGAEVVDTRGMRRGARAPRVTTYTGRVENGGARDFAKLAYSAEDGALEGLLRIDGRFYELAANLAQGDWLIDVREVDEARIAALARACGVTRESTLSAPLGSMTASTTAAATALDEIELATEADALMVQQHGGVSAANARILSFVNMMNGIYETDLGLTNCVVHQRAHASADPYTTTDAGNLLTAFGTNFRTNVAARYDNALLFSGRNLDGSTVGIAWVSATCSNYAFGVVQVLGMSDFEAMLIASHELGHNLGADHTSDGIMTPSLSGASYFNAVSQSEVAQYASRVSCLAPAAGSGSNAAPELDPIGPQLVSEGQALVLQLSASDADGDALQFSAAPLPPGASLSAAGEFRWTPARTFAGCGATTTATIQFAVSDGQATATESVPISVADAATNAPPALDDPLDRSVYVGRPVAIQLLATDADGDSVSFSSPNLPAGATLSANGAFAWTPTSAQAVLTRLDFDARDCTGLTSRASVDIDVCAQPAPHLSALSKTTGWYGEQVTISGTALAGDDVVVTFRNKRAAIVSANDSAVTVIVPKVKKKYRKRGALPVTLSRDGVRADNTLAFDYVSP
- a CDS encoding nuclear transport factor 2 family protein encodes the protein MGDALAVVREFWRIQDEGDYTKLVPLFSEDAVLEDPVFGTFRGREAIGAFMTKMVSEMRARKTRFRAVELAGDGEVAWAQWIAETPAGKIHGVGVYRARGGKMTYYRDYMNAPAPKR
- a CDS encoding fumarate hydratase; the encoded protein is MPGFHFQELFELGEDDTAYRSLGAEHVSIQKLGAREVLVVKPEALRMLTAAAIRDISHLFRTGHLKQLRAILDDPEASANDRFVALEMLKNANVSAGMVLPSCQDTGTAIVIGKKGENVFTGADDEETIARGVYDTFTGTNLRYSQMAPITMYEEKNTGSNLPAQIELYAKPGDEYEFLFITKGGGSANKSFLYQETRATLNPEGVLKFFEEKMKSLGTAACPPYHLAIVIGGMSAEFNLKTVKLASTRYLDSLPTTGNEHGRAFRDRGMEEQIHKLSQRIGIGAQFGGKYFCHDVRVIRLPRHGASLPIGIGVSCSADRQAKGKITREGVFLEKLETNPAQFLPDATHQELGGEVVEVDLNQPMSEIRKQLSRYPVKTRLSLTGSLVVARDIAHAKLKERIDQGLGLPQYIKDKMIYYAGPAKTPAGMPSGSFGPTTAGRMDSYVDLFMQHGGSFVTLAKGNRSKAVTDACKKHGGFYLGSIGGPAAILAQNNIKRVEVLEYPELGMEAIWAIDVEKFPAFIVVDDKGNDFFTML